A region of Drosophila suzukii chromosome 2L, CBGP_Dsuzu_IsoJpt1.0, whole genome shotgun sequence DNA encodes the following proteins:
- the LOC108013705 gene encoding uncharacterized protein isoform X2: MLAILLILSISGASVQAAEYRLVFEDPNIYSSCTDGPHGSIGVYDAFNMDDMARFHIMHYDRGTWEPTIINHHSPDFCAVMFDENLFWFKYWFGNIVNREELQEQCITTKGTVWVFKPFLMSMRIQNILIPNIRGRYKVVYTFEAFDENNKRRTPSLCFEIRGDAEKIK, translated from the exons ATGCTTGCAATATTATTGATTCTAAGTATAAGTGGAGCTAGTGTTCAGGCAGCAGAGTACCGACTGGTGTTTGAGGACCCTAACATCTACTCGTCATGTACAGATGGTCCACATGGGTCCATAGGAGTTTACGACGCCTTTAACATGGATGACATG GCCAGGTTCCATATAATGCACTACGACCGAGGCACTTGGGAACCGACAATTATCAACCATCATTCACCGGACTTTTGTGCTGTGATGTTCGATGAGAATCTGTTCTGGTTTAAATATTGGTTTGGAAACATCGTTAACCGTGAGGAGCTTCAAGAACAGTGCATAACTACGAAAGGC ACCGTTTGGGTATTTAAACCGTTCCTTATGAGTATGCGCATTCAAAACATACTCATTCCCAATATTCGTGGACGCTATAAAGTGGTGTACACCTTTGAAGCGTTCGACGAAAATAACAAACGCCGAACACCATCCTTGTGTTTCGAAATTAGAGGAGATGCTGAAAAGataaaataa
- the LOC136116484 gene encoding uncharacterized protein, with protein MLTILLILGISGAIIQAAEYRLLFEDPDIYSSCTDGPPGSIGVYDAFNMDNMVFDQDEDGIHVSGNITTKWDFPRTDRLTARFHIMHYDRGTWEPTVINYYTPDFCSIVFNENLLWFKYWFGNIVNREELQEKCITTKGTVWLFKPFMMNLSLSNIRNPNLRGRYKVVFTFEAFDENKNRRPTALCFEMKGEAEKIA; from the exons ATGCTTACAATATTATTGATTCTTGGTATAAGTGGAGCCATTATTCAGGCAGCCGAGTACCGACTTCTGTTTGAGGACCCGGACATCTATTCGTCCTGCACGGATGGTCCACCAGGGTCCATTGGAGTCTACGACGCCTTCAACATGGATAATATGGTTTTCGATCAGGATGAGGACGGCATTCACGTGTCGGGAAATATCACCACAAAATGGGATTTTCCGCGCACTGATCGCCTTACT GCCAGGTTCCATATAATGCACTACGACCGAGGCACTTGGGAACCGACAGTTATCAACTATTATACGCCGGACTTTTGCTCCATTGTTTTCAATGAAAATCTTTTATGGTTTAAGTATTGGTTTGGAAACATCGTGAACCGCGAGGAGCTTCAAGAAAAGTGCATAACAACGAAAGGC ACCGTTTGGCTTTTTAAGCCTTTTATGATGAATTTGAGTCTGTCAAACATACGTAACCCCAATTTACGAGGACGCTATAAAGTCGTGTTCACCTTTGAAGCATTCgacgaaaataaaaatcgtcGACCAACAGCTTTGTGCTTCGAAATGAAGGGAGAGGCTGAAAAGATTGCTTAG
- the LOC108013083 gene encoding transmembrane inner ear expressed protein isoform X1, translating into MDDNTEFLNEMWLESVVIGSFRVWHIIAAVLGVFLLIMIMVCCCIRFRIPRTKQEIEADYQRKQITKKFREKLQQIKNSEMDDMDLQKVCARIQSDYLNFQASVESMNEKQNVKFKI; encoded by the exons ATGGATGATAATACAGAATTCTTGAACGAAATGTGGCTGGAAAGTGTGGTCATAGGGAGCTTTCGAGTGTGGCACATTATAGCCGCCGTTCTAGGCGTTTTCTTGTTAATTA TGATTATGGTTTGCTGCTGTATACGCTTCCGGATCCCACGCACCAAACAGGAAATCGAGGCGGACTACCAGCGCAAACAGATCACAAAGAAGTTTCGCGAGAAGCTGCAGCAGATCAAGAACTCCGAAATGGACGACATGGACCTGCAGAAGG TTTGTGCCCGCATCCAGAGCGACTATCTGAATTTCCAGGCCAGCGTGGAGAGCATGAATGAGAAGCAGAATGTTAAATTTAAGATCTAA
- the LOC108013083 gene encoding transmembrane inner ear expressed protein isoform X2, translating into MDDNTEFLNEMWLESVVIGSFRVWHIIAAVLGVFLLIMIMVCCCIRFRIPRTKQEIEADYQRKQITKKFREKLQQIKNSEMDDMDLQKALAYIKLEQYDDP; encoded by the exons ATGGATGATAATACAGAATTCTTGAACGAAATGTGGCTGGAAAGTGTGGTCATAGGGAGCTTTCGAGTGTGGCACATTATAGCCGCCGTTCTAGGCGTTTTCTTGTTAATTA TGATTATGGTTTGCTGCTGTATACGCTTCCGGATCCCACGCACCAAACAGGAAATCGAGGCGGACTACCAGCGCAAACAGATCACAAAGAAGTTTCGCGAGAAGCTGCAGCAGATCAAGAACTCCGAAATGGACGACATGGACCTGCAGAAGG CACTTGCTTATATCAAATTGGAACAGTACGATGATCCCTAG
- the Arpc2 gene encoding actin-related protein 2/3 complex subunit 2: MILLEINNRIIEETLLVKYRNAQAGLKPESIDIRIADFDGVLYHISNVNGDKTKVRISISLKFYKQLQEHGADELLKREYGSLLTDTEEGYNVSVLINLEEIPEDCEQIAKRIGLLKRNCFASVFEKYFDYQEQGEEGQKRAVINYRNDETLYVEAKPDRVTVVFSTIFRDEDDVIIGKVFMQELREGRRASHTAPQVLFSHREPPLELANTDARVGDNIGYVTFVLFPRHTNKETRDNTINLIHMFRDYLHYHIKCSKAYIHSRMRAKTSDFLKVLNRARPEPKNTEKKTITGRTFKRME, encoded by the exons ATGATCCTGCTGGAAATCAATAATCGGATTATCGAGGAGACGCTGCTGGTCAAATACCGTAATGCCCAGGCGGG ATTGAAGCCAGAATCGATAGATATACGAATAGCAGACTTTGACGGCGTGCTTTATCACATTTCCAATGTGAATGGCGATAAAACAAAAGTTCGG ATCAGCATATCGCTGAAGTTCTACAAACAGCTGCAAGAGCATGGAGCCGACGAGTTACTGAAGCGTGAATATGGCAGTCTGCTTACAGACACGGAAGAAG GCTACAATGTTTCTGTACTTATTAATCTGGAGGAGATTCCCGAGGACTGCGAGCAAATCGCAAAGAGAATTGGACTGCTGAAGCGCAACTGCTTCGCCTCCGTTTTCGAAAAGTATTTTGACTACCAGGAGCAGGGTGAAGAGGGCCAAAAGCGTGCCGTAATTAACTACCGCAACGATGAGACTTT GTATGTGGAGGCCAAGCCCGATCGTGTCACCGTCGTCTTCAGCACCATTTTCCGGGACGAGGACGACGTCATTATCGGCAAAGTGTTCATGCAGGAATTGAGGGAAGGACGACGTGCTTCGCACACAGCGCCGCAAGTGCTCTTCTCGCACCGCGAACCGCCACTGGAATTGGCCAATACTGACGCCAGGGTGGGCGACAATATCGGCTATGTCACATTCG tACTCTTCCCTCGACATACCAACAAAGAAACAAGGGACAATACCATTAACCTTATTCACATGTTCCGAGATTATTTGCACTACCACATTAAG TGTTCAAAGGCCTACATTCATTCGCGCATGCGTGCAAAAACCTCGGATTTCCTCAAGGTGCTAAATCGTGCAAGGCCCGAGCCGAAAAACACGGAGAAGAAAACTATAAC GGGGAGAACTTTCAAACGCATGGAATGA
- the LOC108013705 gene encoding uncharacterized protein isoform X1, protein MLAILLILSISGASVQAAEYRLVFEDPNIYSSCTDGPHGSIGVYDAFNMDDMVFDQDEEGIHISGNITTKWDFPRSDRLSARFHIMHYDRGTWEPTIINHHSPDFCAVMFDENLFWFKYWFGNIVNREELQEQCITTKGTVWVFKPFLMSMRIQNILIPNIRGRYKVVYTFEAFDENNKRRTPSLCFEIRGDAEKIK, encoded by the exons ATGCTTGCAATATTATTGATTCTAAGTATAAGTGGAGCTAGTGTTCAGGCAGCAGAGTACCGACTGGTGTTTGAGGACCCTAACATCTACTCGTCATGTACAGATGGTCCACATGGGTCCATAGGAGTTTACGACGCCTTTAACATGGATGACATGGTATTCGATCAGGACGAGGAAGGCATTCACATTTCGGGGAATATCACAACCAAATGGGATTTTCCACGCTCGGATCGCCTTTCA GCCAGGTTCCATATAATGCACTACGACCGAGGCACTTGGGAACCGACAATTATCAACCATCATTCACCGGACTTTTGTGCTGTGATGTTCGATGAGAATCTGTTCTGGTTTAAATATTGGTTTGGAAACATCGTTAACCGTGAGGAGCTTCAAGAACAGTGCATAACTACGAAAGGC ACCGTTTGGGTATTTAAACCGTTCCTTATGAGTATGCGCATTCAAAACATACTCATTCCCAATATTCGTGGACGCTATAAAGTGGTGTACACCTTTGAAGCGTTCGACGAAAATAACAAACGCCGAACACCATCCTTGTGTTTCGAAATTAGAGGAGATGCTGAAAAGataaaataa